In Luteimonas viscosa, the following proteins share a genomic window:
- the nuoN gene encoding NADH-quinone oxidoreductase subunit NuoN: MTPPPVRSFAELAPLAPELVVVFGAFALLMLDLFLDDRRRVVTHALAIATLLVAAAMLWFDVGGQGTTLTGMFVRDEGADVLKLVTLLVSAVALAYIWPFLRERGLYKGEVAVLVLFAVAGMMLLVSAGNLTMVYVGLELLALCSYALVATDRDSPLASEAAMKYFVLGSLASGLLLYGMTLVYGATGTLDLVAIRDAAYGVAGDDRTLLLTGAVFVLVGIAFKFGAAPFHMWLPDTYHGAPTPITLFIGSAPKLAAFGMSWRLLDVGLGPLHEQTQLLLAVLAALSLGVGNLFAIAQTNLKRMLAYSTISHVGFLFLGLAAGGSGGYAAAMFYAISYAIMSVAAFGAIVMLSRRGFEADRIDDFRGLGSRSPWMAGLVLLVMASLAGVPPLLGFWAKLAVLRAALEGDLLWLAIVGIVFAVIGAFYYLRVIKVMYFDPPEGEPITVRGGALQVVFAVNALALLGLGLFWSPIMAWCQQAFA, from the coding sequence ATGACGCCGCCCCCCGTCCGTTCCTTCGCCGAACTCGCGCCGCTGGCGCCCGAGCTGGTCGTGGTGTTCGGCGCGTTCGCGTTGCTGATGCTCGACCTGTTCCTGGACGACCGCCGCCGGGTGGTGACGCACGCACTCGCGATCGCGACCCTGCTGGTCGCCGCAGCGATGCTCTGGTTCGACGTCGGCGGGCAGGGGACCACGCTGACCGGGATGTTCGTGCGTGACGAGGGCGCGGACGTGCTGAAGCTGGTCACGCTGCTGGTGAGCGCCGTGGCGCTGGCCTATATCTGGCCGTTCCTGCGCGAGCGCGGACTCTACAAGGGCGAGGTCGCGGTGCTGGTGCTGTTCGCCGTGGCCGGGATGATGCTGCTGGTGTCGGCGGGCAACCTGACCATGGTCTACGTGGGGCTGGAACTGCTGGCCCTGTGCTCGTACGCGCTGGTCGCCACCGACCGCGACAGTCCGCTGGCCTCCGAAGCGGCGATGAAGTACTTCGTGCTCGGTTCGCTGGCGTCGGGCCTGCTGCTGTACGGCATGACCCTGGTGTACGGCGCGACCGGCACGCTCGACCTGGTGGCGATCCGCGACGCCGCGTACGGCGTCGCCGGCGACGACCGGACCCTGCTCCTGACCGGCGCCGTATTCGTGCTGGTCGGTATCGCCTTCAAGTTCGGCGCCGCGCCGTTCCACATGTGGCTGCCCGATACCTACCACGGCGCGCCGACCCCGATCACGCTGTTCATCGGCTCGGCGCCGAAGCTCGCGGCCTTCGGCATGAGCTGGCGCCTGCTGGACGTCGGGCTCGGCCCGCTACACGAGCAGACCCAGCTGCTGCTGGCCGTACTCGCGGCGCTGTCGCTTGGCGTCGGCAACCTGTTCGCGATCGCGCAGACCAACCTCAAGCGGATGCTCGCGTACTCCACGATCTCGCACGTGGGCTTCCTGTTCCTCGGCCTCGCCGCCGGCGGCAGCGGCGGCTACGCGGCGGCGATGTTCTACGCGATCAGCTACGCGATCATGTCGGTGGCCGCGTTCGGCGCGATCGTGATGCTTTCGCGGCGCGGCTTCGAGGCCGACCGGATCGACGATTTCCGCGGCCTGGGCTCCCGCAGCCCCTGGATGGCGGGCCTGGTGCTGCTGGTGATGGCGTCGCTGGCCGGTGTGCCGCCGCTGCTGGGTTTCTGGGCCAAGCTGGCGGTACTGCGCGCGGCACTGGAGGGCGACCTGTTGTGGCTGGCGATCGTCGGCATCGTGTTCGCGGTGATCGGCGCCTTCTATTACCTGCGCGTGATCAAGGTGATGTACTTCGACCCGCCCGAGGGCGAACCGATCACGGTGCGCGGCGGGGCGCTGCAGGTCGTTTTCGCGGTCAACGCGCTCGCCCTGCTGGGCCTGGGCCTGTTCTGGAGCCCGATCATGGCGTGGTGCCAGCAGGCGTTCGCCTGA
- the nusA gene encoding transcription termination factor NusA — translation MSKELLLVVDAVANEKGVPESVILEAIEAALATAAKKRYAEEDVLTRVAIDAKDGSYETFRRWEVVADDVVMESPDRQIRLMDAVDEVEGVEVGDYIEEQIENVDFGRIAAQAAKQVIVQRVREAERQQVVDAWKDRIGELVTGVVKRVERGNVYVDLGGNAEAFIPKDKAIPRDIVRAGDRIRGYLYDVRSEPRGPQLFISRAAPEFMMELFKLEVPEVGQGLVEIKACARDPGDRAKIAVIAYDTRTDPIGACIGMRGSRVQAVSNELNGERVDIVLWSDNPAQFVINAMAPAEVQSIVVDEDKHSMDLAVAEDKLAQAIGKGGQNVRLASRLSGWQLNVMTQDQVAAKSEAEQAAARALFQEKLEVDEEIASILVAEGFNTVEEIAYVPVGELLAVEGFDEDIVEELRARARDALLNDALAVEEELDENAPTEDLLQLPGMDDETAYALASHGVRTSEDLSDLGADEVVEFGIEGLDEARAATLILAARAEEIARLERGE, via the coding sequence ATGAGCAAAGAGTTGCTGCTGGTGGTGGACGCGGTCGCCAACGAGAAGGGCGTGCCGGAGTCGGTGATCCTCGAAGCGATCGAGGCCGCGCTGGCCACGGCCGCCAAGAAGCGCTACGCCGAAGAGGACGTGCTGACCCGCGTGGCGATCGACGCGAAGGACGGCAGCTACGAGACCTTCCGCCGCTGGGAAGTGGTGGCCGACGATGTGGTGATGGAGTCGCCCGACCGCCAGATCCGGCTGATGGATGCCGTGGACGAGGTCGAGGGCGTGGAGGTCGGCGACTACATCGAGGAGCAGATCGAGAACGTCGACTTCGGCCGCATCGCCGCGCAGGCCGCCAAGCAGGTGATCGTGCAGCGTGTGCGCGAGGCCGAGCGCCAGCAGGTCGTCGACGCCTGGAAGGACCGAATCGGCGAACTGGTGACCGGCGTGGTCAAGCGCGTCGAGCGCGGCAACGTTTACGTCGACCTCGGCGGCAATGCCGAGGCGTTCATCCCCAAGGACAAGGCGATCCCGCGCGACATCGTGCGCGCCGGCGACCGCATCCGCGGCTATCTCTACGACGTGCGCAGCGAGCCGCGCGGCCCGCAACTGTTCATCAGCCGCGCCGCGCCCGAATTCATGATGGAGCTGTTCAAGCTCGAGGTGCCGGAAGTCGGCCAGGGCCTGGTCGAGATCAAGGCCTGCGCGCGCGATCCGGGCGATCGCGCCAAGATCGCGGTCATCGCCTACGACACCCGCACCGATCCGATCGGCGCCTGCATCGGCATGCGCGGTTCGCGCGTGCAGGCGGTGTCGAACGAGCTCAACGGCGAGCGCGTCGACATCGTGCTGTGGTCCGACAACCCGGCGCAGTTCGTGATCAACGCGATGGCACCGGCCGAGGTGCAGTCGATCGTGGTCGACGAGGACAAGCATTCGATGGACCTCGCGGTGGCCGAGGACAAGCTCGCCCAGGCGATCGGCAAGGGCGGCCAGAACGTGCGCCTCGCCAGCCGCCTGTCGGGCTGGCAGCTCAACGTGATGACCCAGGACCAGGTGGCGGCGAAGTCGGAGGCCGAGCAGGCCGCCGCGCGCGCACTGTTCCAGGAAAAGCTCGAGGTCGACGAGGAAATCGCCAGCATCCTGGTGGCGGAAGGCTTCAACACCGTCGAGGAGATCGCCTACGTGCCGGTCGGCGAGCTGCTGGCGGTGGAGGGCTTCGACGAGGACATCGTCGAGGAGCTGCGCGCCCGCGCCCGCGACGCGCTGCTCAACGACGCGCTCGCGGTCGAAGAGGAGCTGGACGAGAACGCCCCGACCGAGGATCTGCTTCAGCTTCCGGGAATGGACGACGAGACCGCCTACGCGCTGGCCTCGCACGGCGTGCGCACCAGCGAGGACCTGTCCGACCTGGGGGCGGACGAAGTGGTCGAGTTCGGCATCGAGGGACTCGACGAGGCGCGCGCCGCCACGCTGATCCTCGCCGCCCGCGCCGAAGAGATCGCACGCCTGGAGCGCGGCGAATGA
- a CDS encoding NADH-quinone oxidoreductase subunit M gives MQNWPLLSLLIWLPILGGAAVLALGERRAHLARWLSLAIALLVFLLSLPLFTGFDYAATAMQFVERRAWIPAYDIQYHLGVDGISIALIILTTLTTSLVLVGAWTAIDRRVNQYYAAMLILEGLMVGVFSAVDALLFYVFFEGMLIPMFIIIGVWGGPRRVYASIKFFLYTFLGSVFMLVGLVYLYLKAGSWQLPDLYALPLNATEQMWLFFAFLAAFAVKVPMFPVHTWLPDAHVEAPTGGSVILAAIMLKIGGYGFLRFSLPITPDAGHEWAWLVIALSLIAVVYVGLVALAQEDMKKLIAYSSVSHMGFVTLGTFIAFALMRDVPNGEDAARLGLQGAMVQMISHGFISGAMFSCVGVLYDRMHTRQIRDYGGVANVMPWFTFFMVLFAMANAGLPGTSGFVGEFMVILASFQHHPLIAFAAAMTLVIGAAYTLWLVKRVMFGEVANAHVAELQDINYREWIVLGVFAAGTLLIGVYPRPLTDLMEPAVAQLAGQLAASKL, from the coding sequence GTGCAGAACTGGCCCCTCCTGAGTCTCCTGATCTGGCTGCCGATCCTCGGCGGCGCGGCGGTGCTCGCCCTCGGCGAGCGGCGCGCGCATCTCGCCCGCTGGCTGTCGCTGGCGATCGCGCTGCTGGTGTTCCTGCTGAGCCTGCCGCTGTTCACCGGCTTCGACTATGCCGCCACGGCGATGCAGTTCGTCGAGCGCCGTGCCTGGATCCCTGCCTACGACATCCAGTACCACCTCGGGGTGGACGGCATCTCGATTGCGCTGATCATCCTGACCACGCTGACCACGAGCCTGGTGCTGGTCGGCGCCTGGACCGCGATCGACCGACGCGTGAACCAGTACTACGCTGCGATGCTGATCCTCGAAGGGTTGATGGTCGGCGTGTTCTCGGCCGTGGACGCGCTGCTGTTCTACGTGTTCTTCGAGGGCATGCTGATCCCGATGTTCATCATCATCGGCGTCTGGGGTGGCCCGCGCCGCGTGTACGCGTCGATCAAGTTCTTCCTCTACACCTTCCTCGGCTCGGTGTTCATGCTGGTCGGGCTGGTCTACCTGTACCTCAAGGCCGGCAGCTGGCAGCTGCCTGACCTGTACGCGCTACCGCTCAACGCGACCGAGCAGATGTGGCTGTTCTTCGCGTTCCTGGCCGCGTTCGCGGTCAAGGTGCCGATGTTCCCGGTCCACACCTGGCTGCCGGACGCGCACGTCGAGGCGCCCACCGGCGGTTCGGTGATCCTGGCGGCGATCATGCTGAAGATCGGCGGCTACGGCTTCCTGCGCTTCAGCCTCCCGATCACGCCCGATGCCGGCCACGAATGGGCCTGGCTGGTGATCGCGCTGTCGCTCATCGCGGTGGTCTACGTCGGCCTTGTCGCGCTGGCGCAGGAGGACATGAAGAAGCTGATCGCGTATTCGTCGGTCTCGCACATGGGCTTCGTCACGCTCGGCACCTTCATCGCCTTCGCCCTGATGCGCGACGTGCCCAACGGCGAGGACGCGGCAAGGCTCGGCCTGCAGGGCGCGATGGTGCAGATGATTTCGCACGGCTTCATCTCCGGTGCGATGTTCTCCTGCGTTGGCGTGCTCTACGACCGCATGCACACGCGGCAGATCCGCGACTACGGCGGCGTCGCCAACGTGATGCCGTGGTTCACCTTCTTCATGGTGCTGTTCGCGATGGCCAATGCCGGCCTGCCGGGTACGTCAGGCTTCGTCGGCGAGTTCATGGTGATCCTGGCCAGCTTCCAGCACCATCCGCTGATCGCGTTCGCCGCTGCGATGACCCTGGTCATCGGCGCCGCGTACACGCTGTGGCTGGTCAAGCGGGTGATGTTCGGCGAGGTGGCCAACGCACATGTCGCCGAGTTGCAGGACATCAACTATCGGGAATGGATCGTGCTCGGCGTGTTCGCCGCCGGCACGCTGCTCATCGGCGTGTATCCCAGGCCGCTGACCGACCTGATGGAGCCCGCCGTCGCGCAACTGGCGGGCCAGCTGGCGGCGAGCAAGCTGTGA
- the truB gene encoding tRNA pseudouridine(55) synthase TruB, translating to MTARPRTKFRKLDGILLLDKPRGLSSNQALQRVRHMFRAEKAGHTGSLDPLATGLLPVCFGEATKIAGGLLGARKAYDTVARLGIVTDTDDADGQPIRERPVPALRIPQIDRALAALSGRIRQRPPIYSALKRGGEPLYAKARRGEVVEVEERDAEVHEFSLQSAADLLDDLHGVPPQLRLHVECGSGTYVRSLVRDLGEALGCGAHVAELRRLWVDPFREPRMWTLDELQALGARGDRSLLACLLPLERGMASWPPIDLDEAQARRLGRGQPVEGAFHPPGAVAVYGPGGRALGLGEVADGCLRARRLFSWASAQAAAGAGG from the coding sequence ATGACGGCCCGTCCACGCACGAAGTTCAGGAAGCTCGACGGCATCCTGCTGCTCGACAAGCCGCGCGGCCTCAGTTCGAACCAGGCCTTGCAGCGCGTGCGGCACATGTTCCGTGCGGAGAAGGCGGGCCACACCGGCAGCCTCGATCCGCTCGCCACCGGCCTGTTGCCGGTCTGCTTCGGCGAGGCGACCAAGATCGCCGGCGGCCTGCTCGGCGCACGCAAGGCCTACGACACCGTCGCGCGGCTCGGCATCGTGACCGATACCGACGACGCCGACGGGCAGCCGATCCGCGAGCGCCCGGTGCCCGCGTTGCGGATCCCGCAGATCGACCGGGCGCTCGCTGCGCTGAGCGGCCGCATCCGCCAGCGTCCGCCGATCTACTCCGCGCTCAAGCGCGGCGGCGAACCGCTCTACGCGAAGGCGCGCCGCGGCGAGGTGGTGGAGGTCGAAGAGCGCGACGCGGAGGTGCACGAGTTCAGCCTGCAGTCGGCAGCCGATCTGCTCGACGACCTGCACGGCGTGCCCCCGCAGCTGCGGCTCCACGTCGAATGCGGCTCGGGCACGTATGTCCGCAGCCTGGTACGCGACCTCGGCGAGGCCCTGGGCTGCGGCGCCCATGTCGCCGAGCTGCGGCGGCTGTGGGTCGACCCCTTCAGGGAACCCCGGATGTGGACGCTCGACGAGCTGCAGGCCCTCGGCGCGCGCGGGGATCGCAGCCTGCTCGCCTGCCTGCTGCCGCTGGAGCGGGGGATGGCGTCGTGGCCGCCGATCGACCTGGACGAGGCCCAGGCGCGGCGGCTGGGACGCGGCCAGCCGGTGGAGGGTGCGTTCCACCCGCCGGGCGCCGTGGCCGTGTACGGGCCCGGCGGTCGCGCGCTCGGCCTGGGCGAGGTGGCCGATGGCTGCCTGCGCGCCCGGCGCCTGTTCAGCTGGGCCAGCGCGCAGGCCGCGGCGGGCGCGGGCGGCTGA
- the rimP gene encoding ribosome maturation factor RimP encodes MTEKATQLSALLAPTVEALGLQLLGIEYLPAPGGSLVRLYLDVPDAEAETRYVTIEDCEAVSREVSARLDVEDPISGNYTLEVSSPGIDRPLFAPAQFARFAGERAKVGLKLPQEGRRRLTGTIVSVEGGSILFDVDGQPLTVDFDNVDKARLVPDWAALGLAPARDAAGGDARPGKPGRKRAAAKRSPKAG; translated from the coding sequence GTGACGGAAAAGGCGACACAGCTCTCGGCACTGCTCGCGCCCACGGTGGAAGCGCTGGGTCTGCAGTTGCTGGGGATCGAGTACCTGCCCGCGCCGGGCGGTTCGCTGGTGCGGCTGTACCTGGACGTGCCGGACGCGGAAGCCGAGACGCGCTACGTGACGATCGAGGATTGCGAGGCGGTGAGCCGCGAGGTGTCGGCGCGGCTCGATGTGGAGGACCCGATTTCCGGCAATTACACGCTGGAGGTCTCGTCGCCGGGCATCGACCGGCCGCTGTTCGCGCCGGCGCAGTTCGCGCGTTTCGCCGGCGAGCGGGCGAAGGTGGGGCTGAAGCTGCCGCAGGAAGGGCGCCGGCGCCTGACCGGCACGATCGTCTCGGTCGAGGGTGGTTCGATCCTGTTCGACGTGGATGGCCAGCCGCTGACGGTGGACTTCGACAACGTCGACAAGGCCCGCCTCGTGCCGGACTGGGCCGCGCTCGGGCTCGCGCCCGCCCGCGATGCCGCCGGCGGCGACGCACGGCCCGGCAAGCCGGGTCGCAAGCGCGCGGCGGCAAAGCGGTCGCCGAAAGCAGGATGA
- the infB gene encoding translation initiation factor IF-2, translating to MSQQTTIRKLAALVNTPVEKLLEQLSEAGMAFSDPDQVVTSTEKVKLLGFLRRTHGKADKPAEEAVEPKKITLNRTRKQEITVGGGKNRATVDVVVRKKVTLVKPSETADRAGSAATPVDDEQAEILRKLEESRQRNLSEQQRLAEEDKRRADEAAERKRQADAEAERLRQEAELAAVVPAGEDAAARKPAGHGHGHPKPAPPRSEERGTGPKHKGNRGSHVMVAGVEDDESTARFAGQLHLSASERARRSSTRGKPKSRRHVEQSRSGAGPHGFERPTAPVVREVAIGEAITVADLAQKLALKGGDVVKALFKMGVMATITQSIDHDTAVLVVEELGHKAVAAESDDAESELLAHAEQVQGDRVVRPPVVTIMGHVDHGKTSLLDYIRRTKVASGEAGGITQHIGAYHVETGKGVISFLDTPGHAAFTSMRARGAKLTDIVILVVAADDGVMPQTIEAIQHAKAAKVPLIVAINKVDKSGADPERIKNELLAHDIVAESFGGDTQMVELSAKTGQGVDELLDAISLQAEVLELRAVATGRATGTVIESSLDKGRGPVATVLVQQGLLEKGDYLVCGVQYGRVRALFDETGSQVPAAGPSIPVQVLGLSGVPDAGDDFVVVEDERLAKEVAQQREAKRREMRLVQAAGNRMEDIMAQMGQGEAQQQLNLVIKADVQGSVEALRQALTALSNEQIRINVIVSGVGGITESDANAAATAKATIIGFNVRADASARKVIENSGLDLRYFSIIYDVIDQVKQVASGLLGVEIREEIIGIAEVRDVFRSSKFGAVAGSMVVEGVVKRSKPIRVLRDNTVVFEGELESLRRFKENVDEVRNGTECGIAVRAYNDVQPGDQIECFERIEVQRTL from the coding sequence ATGTCGCAACAAACCACCATCCGCAAGCTTGCCGCCCTGGTCAACACCCCGGTGGAGAAGCTGCTCGAGCAGTTGTCCGAAGCGGGCATGGCGTTCAGCGACCCCGACCAGGTCGTCACCAGCACCGAGAAGGTCAAGCTGCTCGGTTTCCTGCGCCGCACCCACGGCAAGGCCGACAAGCCGGCCGAGGAAGCGGTAGAGCCGAAGAAGATCACGCTCAACCGCACGCGCAAGCAGGAAATCACCGTGGGCGGCGGCAAGAACCGCGCCACGGTCGACGTGGTGGTGCGCAAGAAGGTCACCCTGGTCAAGCCGAGCGAGACGGCCGACCGGGCCGGTTCCGCCGCCACGCCGGTCGACGACGAGCAGGCCGAGATCCTGCGCAAGCTCGAGGAGTCGCGCCAGCGCAACCTCTCCGAGCAGCAGCGCCTGGCCGAGGAAGACAAGCGTCGCGCCGACGAGGCCGCCGAGCGCAAGCGCCAGGCCGATGCCGAGGCCGAGCGCCTGCGCCAGGAAGCCGAGCTGGCGGCCGTGGTGCCGGCCGGCGAGGATGCTGCCGCCCGCAAGCCGGCCGGCCACGGGCACGGACATCCCAAGCCCGCGCCGCCGCGCAGCGAGGAGCGCGGCACCGGACCCAAGCACAAGGGCAACCGCGGCTCGCACGTGATGGTGGCGGGCGTCGAGGACGACGAGAGCACCGCGCGCTTCGCCGGCCAGCTGCACCTGAGTGCGTCCGAGCGTGCGCGTCGCAGCAGTACCCGCGGCAAGCCCAAGTCGCGTCGCCATGTCGAGCAGTCGCGCAGCGGCGCGGGTCCGCACGGCTTCGAGCGCCCGACCGCGCCGGTGGTGCGCGAAGTCGCCATCGGCGAGGCGATCACGGTCGCCGATCTGGCGCAGAAACTCGCGCTCAAGGGCGGCGACGTGGTCAAGGCGCTGTTCAAGATGGGCGTCATGGCCACGATCACCCAGAGCATCGACCACGACACCGCGGTGCTGGTGGTCGAGGAGCTCGGCCACAAGGCGGTCGCCGCCGAGAGCGACGATGCCGAGTCGGAACTGCTGGCGCATGCCGAGCAGGTGCAGGGCGACCGGGTCGTGCGTCCGCCGGTGGTCACGATCATGGGCCATGTCGATCACGGCAAGACCTCGCTGCTGGACTACATCCGCCGCACCAAGGTCGCCTCGGGCGAGGCGGGCGGCATCACCCAGCACATCGGCGCCTACCACGTCGAGACCGGCAAGGGCGTCATCAGCTTCCTGGACACGCCGGGCCACGCCGCCTTCACCTCGATGCGCGCGCGCGGCGCCAAGCTGACCGACATCGTGATCCTGGTGGTCGCGGCCGACGACGGCGTCATGCCGCAGACGATCGAGGCGATCCAGCATGCGAAGGCGGCCAAGGTGCCGCTGATCGTGGCGATCAACAAGGTCGACAAGTCCGGCGCCGATCCGGAGCGGATCAAGAACGAACTGCTCGCGCACGACATCGTCGCCGAGTCGTTCGGCGGCGACACCCAGATGGTCGAACTCTCGGCCAAGACCGGGCAGGGCGTGGACGAGCTGCTCGACGCGATCTCGCTGCAGGCCGAGGTGCTGGAACTCAGGGCGGTGGCCACGGGTCGCGCCACGGGTACGGTCATCGAATCCTCGCTCGACAAGGGCCGCGGTCCGGTCGCGACCGTGCTGGTGCAGCAGGGCCTGCTGGAGAAGGGCGACTACCTGGTGTGCGGCGTGCAGTACGGCCGCGTGCGTGCGCTGTTCGACGAAACCGGCTCGCAGGTCCCCGCGGCCGGCCCGTCGATTCCGGTGCAGGTGCTGGGCCTGTCTGGCGTGCCCGACGCCGGCGACGATTTCGTGGTGGTCGAGGACGAGCGCCTGGCCAAGGAGGTCGCGCAGCAGCGCGAGGCCAAGCGTCGCGAGATGCGGCTGGTGCAGGCGGCCGGCAACCGCATGGAGGACATCATGGCCCAGATGGGCCAGGGCGAGGCGCAGCAGCAGCTCAACCTGGTCATCAAGGCCGACGTGCAGGGCTCGGTCGAGGCGTTGCGCCAGGCGCTCACCGCGCTCTCGAACGAGCAGATCCGCATCAACGTCATCGTCTCGGGCGTGGGCGGCATCACCGAGTCCGACGCCAATGCCGCGGCGACCGCCAAGGCCACGATCATCGGCTTCAACGTCCGTGCCGACGCCTCGGCGCGCAAGGTGATCGAGAACAGCGGCCTGGACCTGCGCTACTTCTCGATCATCTACGACGTGATCGACCAGGTGAAGCAGGTCGCGTCCGGCCTTCTGGGCGTGGAGATCCGCGAGGAGATCATCGGCATCGCCGAGGTCCGCGACGTGTTCCGCAGCTCGAAGTTCGGCGCCGTTGCCGGCAGCATGGTGGTCGAGGGCGTGGTCAAGCGCTCCAAGCCGATCCGCGTGCTGCGCGACAACACGGTGGTGTTCGAGGGCGAACTGGAGTCGTTGCGCCGATTCAAGGAGAACGTCGACGAGGTGCGCAACGGCACCGAATGCGGCATCGCCGTGAGGGCCTACAACGACGTCCAGCCGGGCGACCAGATCGAATGCTTCGAACGTATCGAGGTGCAGCGGACGCTGTAA
- the rbfA gene encoding 30S ribosome-binding factor RbfA: MSTKSFHRTDRVAAQLRRELGTLVRAAVAEHGLPSVSVSDVEVTRDMAHAKVFVTALQAERADEAMKGLRAAAPEIRYRLARAVKLRHVPELHFHYDDSVDRGERIDNLLRDLPDVGEGEPSP, encoded by the coding sequence GTGTCGACGAAATCCTTCCATCGCACCGACCGTGTCGCCGCCCAGCTCCGTCGTGAGCTGGGCACGCTGGTGCGCGCGGCGGTGGCCGAGCACGGGCTGCCGTCGGTGAGCGTGTCGGATGTCGAGGTGACCCGCGACATGGCGCACGCCAAGGTGTTCGTGACCGCATTGCAGGCGGAGCGCGCGGACGAGGCCATGAAGGGGCTGCGCGCGGCGGCGCCCGAAATCCGCTACCGGCTCGCGCGCGCGGTCAAGCTGCGGCACGTGCCGGAACTGCACTTCCATTACGACGATTCCGTCGACCGCGGCGAGCGCATCGACAACCTGCTGCGCGACCTGCCCGACGTGGGCGAGGGCGAGCCGTCGCCATAG